A genome region from Macrotis lagotis isolate mMagLag1 chromosome 4, bilby.v1.9.chrom.fasta, whole genome shotgun sequence includes the following:
- the LOC141520228 gene encoding olfactory receptor 4F3/4F16/4F29-like isoform X2, with product MTGGNHTVVSEFVFLGLSNSWYIQLFLFVLSSIIYVASLLGNFLIVITVTSDPHLHSPMYFLLANLSFIDLGVSSITTPKMIYDFFKKRKVISFSGCIIQIFFIHLIGGVEMVLLIAMAFDRYVAICKPLHYLTIMNPRMCTAILLTAWTIGFFHSVVQMAFIVNLPFCGPNELDSFYCDLPQFIKLACTNTYKLEFMITANSGFISLGSFCILIISYIFILVTVRKHSSGGSSKALSTLSAHITVVVLFFGPLIFVYTWPYPTSHVDKFLAIFDAVLTPFMNPVIYTFRNKEMKVAMKRLCRQIGSFRKIS from the coding sequence ATGACCGGAGGGAATCATACTGTTGTGTCTGAGTTTGTATTCCTGGGACTCTCTAATTCTTGGTATATCCAGCTTTTCCTCTTTGTTCTGTCCTCTATAATCTATGTGGCAAGCTTGTTAGGAAACTTCCTCATTGTGATTACAGTGACTTCTGACCCTCACTTACACTCTCCCATGTACTTCTTACTGGCCAACCTCTCCTTTATTGATCTGGGAGTTTCCTCAATCACTACCCCCAAGATGATATATGACTTTTTCAAAAAGCgtaaagtcatttcattttctggCTGCATCATTCAGATATTCTTTATTCACTTGATTGGTGGTGTTGAGATGGTGCTGCTTATCGCCATGGCCTTTGACAGATATGTTGCCATATGTAAACCTCTCCATTATCTGACTATTATGAATCCAAGAATGTGCACTGCAATTCTATTGACTGCTTGGACCATTGGCTTCTTCCATTCAGTAGTTCAAATGGCTTTTATTGTTAATCTACCATTTTGTGGCCCTAATGAATTGGACAGCTTTTACTGTGACCTTCCTCAGTTCATCAAACTTGCCTGCACAAACACATATAAACTGGAATTCATGATCACTGCCAACAGTGGCTTCATTTCCTTGGGCTCCTTCTGCATCTTGATCATCTCCTACATTTTTATCCTAGTCACTGTTCGAAAGCATTCTTCAGGTGGTTCTTCCAAGGCTCTCTCTACTCTGTCAGCTCATATCACTGTTGTGGTTCTCTTTTTTGGTCCATTAATCTTTGTTTATACATGGCCATACCCCACATCACATGTGGATAAATTTCTTGCCATTTTTGATGCAGTTCTTACTCCTTTTATGAATCCAGTCATCTATACATTCAGGAACAAAGAGATGAAGGTGGCAATGAAGAGATTATGCAGACAGATTGGGAGTTTTAGGAAAATATCTTAG
- the LOC141520228 gene encoding olfactory receptor 4F3/4F16/4F29-like isoform X1, whose protein sequence is MTGGNHTVVSEFVFLGLSNSWYIQLFLFVLSSIIYVASLLGNFLIVITVTSDPHLHSPMYFLLANLSFIDLGVSSITTPKMIYDFFKKRKVISFSGCIIQIFFIHLIGGVEMVLLIAMAFDRYVAICKPLHYLTIMNPRMCTAILLTAWTIGFFHSVVQMAFIVNLPFCGPNELDSFYCDLPQFIKLACTNTYKLEFMITANSGFISLGSFCILIISYIFILVTVRKHSSGGSSKALSTLSAHITVVVLFFGPLIFVYTWPYPTSHVDKFLAIFDAVLTPFMNPVIYTFRNKEMKVAMKRLCRQIGSFRKF, encoded by the coding sequence ATGACCGGAGGGAATCATACTGTTGTGTCTGAGTTTGTATTCCTGGGACTCTCTAATTCTTGGTATATCCAGCTTTTCCTCTTTGTTCTGTCCTCTATAATCTATGTGGCAAGCTTGTTAGGAAACTTCCTCATTGTGATTACAGTGACTTCTGACCCTCACTTACACTCTCCCATGTACTTCTTACTGGCCAACCTCTCCTTTATTGATCTGGGAGTTTCCTCAATCACTACCCCCAAGATGATATATGACTTTTTCAAAAAGCgtaaagtcatttcattttctggCTGCATCATTCAGATATTCTTTATTCACTTGATTGGTGGTGTTGAGATGGTGCTGCTTATCGCCATGGCCTTTGACAGATATGTTGCCATATGTAAACCTCTCCATTATCTGACTATTATGAATCCAAGAATGTGCACTGCAATTCTATTGACTGCTTGGACCATTGGCTTCTTCCATTCAGTAGTTCAAATGGCTTTTATTGTTAATCTACCATTTTGTGGCCCTAATGAATTGGACAGCTTTTACTGTGACCTTCCTCAGTTCATCAAACTTGCCTGCACAAACACATATAAACTGGAATTCATGATCACTGCCAACAGTGGCTTCATTTCCTTGGGCTCCTTCTGCATCTTGATCATCTCCTACATTTTTATCCTAGTCACTGTTCGAAAGCATTCTTCAGGTGGTTCTTCCAAGGCTCTCTCTACTCTGTCAGCTCATATCACTGTTGTGGTTCTCTTTTTTGGTCCATTAATCTTTGTTTATACATGGCCATACCCCACATCACATGTGGATAAATTTCTTGCCATTTTTGATGCAGTTCTTACTCCTTTTATGAATCCAGTCATCTATACATTCAGGAACAAAGAGATGAAGGTGGCAATGAAGAGATTATGCAGACAGATTGGGAGTTTTAGGAA